A genomic stretch from Aedes albopictus strain Foshan chromosome 2, AalbF5, whole genome shotgun sequence includes:
- the LOC109411476 gene encoding microtubule-associated protein RP/EB family member 2 encodes MAVNVYSTSVTTENLSRKEMLSWVNRTLLSDFKKIEELCTGAAYCQMMDILFPGCVPLRRVKYCTNLEHDFLNNLKIFQNSLVAMQVEKTVPIDRLIKGRFQDNFEFLQWFKKFFDANYDGKEYDPIGARHQHPMGYGTPNTLRPSQKANVSGGVSKAAGGGMNKSVNKAGDKKSTPTTALENLKISEASNELMEQVQMLTQEKDDLTQKTETAEAERDYYYQKLTLIEALVNEEDSEDTKVFCERAKEIMYAEG; translated from the exons ATGGCAGTGAATGTTTACAGTACCAGTGTAACCACGGAAAACCTTTCCCGAAAGGAAATGCTGTCGTGGGTCAATCGAACGCTGCTATCGGACTTCAAGAAAATTGAGGAACTTTGTACAG GCGCCGCCTACTGCCAGATGATGGACATCCTCTTCCCGGGTTGCGTCCCCCTCAGGCGGGTCAAATACTGCACCAACCTGGAACATGACTTCCTCAACaatctgaaaatcttccagaacaGCCTGGTCGCGATGCAGGTCGAAAAAACGGTTCCCATCGATCGGCTGATCAAGGGCCGTTTCCAGGACAACTTTGAGTTTCTGCAGTGGTTCAAGAAGTTCTTCGACGCCAACTACGATGGCAAGGAGTACGATCCGATCGGGGCACGGCATCAGCACCCGATGGGCTATGGGACGCCCAATACGCTGCGGCCCAGTCAGAAGGCGAATGTGAGCGGTGGGGTGTCAAAGGCGGCTGGTGGTGGCATGAACAAGTCGGTGAACAAGGCTGGAGATAAAAAGTCCACTCCAACGACGGctttggaaaatttgaaaatcagCGAAGCCAGCAATGAACTGATGGAGCAGGTGCAAATGCTGACACAGGAAAAGGATGATCTGACGCAGAAGACCGAAACGGCCGAAGCGGAGCGGGATTATTACTACCAGAAGTTGACGCTGATCGAGGCATT AGTAAACGAAGAGGATAGTGAAGATACCAAAGTTTTCTGCGAGCGAGCCAAGGAAATCATGTATGCAGAAGGGTAA